A genome region from Acidimicrobiales bacterium includes the following:
- the efp gene encoding elongation factor P: MAATTTNDLKRGMTLNLPEGLFQVVDFQHVKPGKGPAFVRTTLRNVRNGSQQDRTFRAGEGVEQAIVEKNEMQFLYRDGDDYVFMDNTSYEQVQVGPTSLGDAANYVVDGATMQLQFYNGEIIGTELPAAVELTVAETEPGIQGDRVSGARKPATLETGLVVQVPLFVNQGERIKVDTRTGEYLTRA, encoded by the coding sequence ATGGCTGCGACCACCACGAACGATCTGAAGCGGGGGATGACCCTGAACCTGCCGGAGGGCCTCTTCCAGGTGGTCGACTTCCAGCACGTGAAGCCGGGCAAGGGACCGGCGTTCGTGCGCACCACGCTCCGCAACGTCCGCAACGGCAGCCAGCAGGACCGCACGTTCCGGGCCGGCGAGGGCGTCGAGCAGGCGATCGTGGAGAAGAACGAGATGCAGTTCCTCTACCGCGACGGCGACGACTACGTCTTCATGGACAACACCAGCTACGAGCAGGTGCAGGTCGGTCCGACCTCGCTGGGTGACGCCGCCAACTACGTGGTCGACGGGGCCACGATGCAGCTCCAGTTCTACAACGGCGAGATCATCGGCACCGAGCTGCCGGCCGCCGTGGAGCTGACGGTCGCCGAGACCGAGCCGGGCATCCAGGGCGACCGGGTATCGGGTGCCCGCAAGCCCGCCACGCTGGAGACCGGCCTCGTCGTGCAGGTGCCGCTGTTCGTCAACCAGGGCGAGCGCATCAAGGTCGACACGCGCACCGGCGAATACCTCACCCGCGCCTGA
- the nusB gene encoding transcription antitermination factor NusB — MSDLQPSDVELRRAARERALELLYEAEAKAIDVDDVVGALPLPPDPLALELVRGVAAHRSEIDEMLTRRVAPRWSLKRLAAVDRAILRLGTYELLGAPDRSQAVIINEAVVLARRFGTDDSPRFVNGVLAAVADEVRPTEVKDEPPEPTSLPPGDREVDAVIIDLDGVIRHWQEDDVPAAEQELGLPKRSISGAAFEPDRLERAMRGELTAEEWYAEVGDAVAAAHGGDAAAVAKAFEEVGWRIDESVLDLLDWVRDTTGVPVVLLSNASTRLIPDLLVSGMTSHFNEIVGSADIGVTKPDARAFEAAADAAGVPVERCVLVDDTPANVAAAAALGMRTIAFDGPGLLEDELRRLGLLPVVDHGG; from the coding sequence ATGTCCGACCTCCAACCGAGCGACGTCGAGCTGCGCCGCGCGGCCCGGGAGCGGGCGCTCGAGCTGCTGTACGAGGCGGAGGCCAAGGCGATCGACGTCGACGACGTGGTCGGCGCCCTGCCCCTGCCCCCCGACCCGCTGGCGTTGGAGCTGGTCCGGGGCGTCGCCGCCCACCGGTCCGAGATCGACGAGATGCTCACCCGGCGCGTCGCCCCCCGCTGGTCGCTCAAGCGGCTCGCCGCGGTCGACCGGGCGATCCTGCGCCTGGGCACCTACGAGCTGCTCGGCGCCCCCGACCGGTCACAGGCCGTGATCATCAACGAGGCCGTGGTGCTGGCCCGGCGCTTCGGCACCGACGACTCGCCCCGCTTCGTCAACGGCGTCCTCGCCGCGGTCGCCGACGAGGTCCGCCCGACCGAGGTCAAGGACGAGCCGCCCGAGCCGACCTCGTTGCCCCCGGGTGACCGGGAGGTCGACGCGGTGATCATCGACCTCGACGGCGTCATCCGCCACTGGCAGGAGGACGACGTCCCCGCCGCCGAGCAGGAGCTGGGCCTGCCCAAGCGGAGCATCTCGGGTGCGGCCTTCGAGCCGGATCGGCTGGAGCGGGCCATGCGGGGCGAGCTGACGGCCGAGGAGTGGTACGCCGAGGTCGGCGACGCCGTGGCCGCCGCGCACGGTGGCGATGCCGCCGCGGTCGCGAAGGCGTTCGAGGAGGTGGGTTGGCGCATCGACGAGTCGGTGCTCGACCTCCTCGACTGGGTGCGCGACACCACCGGGGTGCCGGTGGTGCTGCTGTCCAACGCCAGCACCCGCCTGATCCCCGACCTGCTGGTGTCGGGCATGACCAGCCACTTCAACGAGATCGTCGGCTCGGCCGACATCGGTGTGACCAAGCCGGACGCCCGCGCCTTCGAGGCTGCGGCCGACGCAGCCGGGGTCCCGGTGGAGCGCTGCGTCCTCGTCGACGACACGCCGGCGAACGTCGCGGCCGCCGCGGCGCTGGGCATGCGGACCATCGCCTTCGACGGCCCCGGGCTGCTCGAGGACGAGCTCCGGCGGCTCGGTCTCCTGCCGGTCGTCGACCACGGGGGGTGA
- the pyrR gene encoding bifunctional pyr operon transcriptional regulator/uracil phosphoribosyltransferase PyrR produces the protein MADRERRSTPPFGGVFVSRSQVLDADDVRRAIWRMAHEIIEANHGLDNVVVVGLQTGGVPFSVELAQALEKIDGTSPPTGTLDVAFHRDDIGLRPVLPSAVTEMPFDLNGRVVVLVDDVLFTGRTIRAALDAVHSYGRPRAVQLAVMVDRGHRELPIRPDYVGKNLPTRRDEVVNATVDGVDLGEMYKGHS, from the coding sequence GTGGCCGACCGCGAACGACGCAGCACGCCCCCTTTCGGGGGCGTTTTCGTTAGTCGGAGCCAGGTCCTCGATGCGGACGACGTGCGGCGGGCGATCTGGCGGATGGCCCACGAGATCATCGAGGCCAACCACGGCCTCGACAATGTGGTCGTCGTGGGCCTGCAGACCGGCGGCGTGCCGTTCTCCGTCGAGCTGGCCCAGGCGCTGGAGAAGATCGACGGCACCTCGCCGCCCACCGGCACGCTCGACGTCGCCTTCCACCGCGACGACATCGGCCTCCGCCCCGTGCTGCCCTCTGCGGTCACGGAGATGCCGTTCGACCTCAACGGCCGGGTGGTCGTGCTGGTCGACGACGTGCTGTTCACCGGCCGCACCATCCGGGCCGCGCTCGACGCCGTCCACTCCTACGGCCGCCCCCGGGCCGTGCAGCTGGCGGTGATGGTCGACCGGGGCCACCGGGAGCTGCCCATCCGCCCCGACTACGTCGGCAAGAACTTGCCGACCCGCCGCGACGAGGTGGTCAACGCCACCGTCGACGGCGTCGACCTGGGCGAGATGTACAAGGGGCATTCTTGA